One Alphaproteobacteria bacterium LSUCC0396 genomic region harbors:
- a CDS encoding cation:proton antiporter: MHGHESELLTTPFLMLSAVSFGLILRWLKQPPLVGYILAGLALGPAGLGLVDYSDEISSLAEFGVILLLFIIGIELSVEAFLRVLQPAVVATLGQIACCILLAISVKSYFGWTLPQILLIGFVLTLSSTAVALMVLQGLGQLRTHAGQLTVGVLVAQDIAVAPMLVFAQSGADVFQQWQLLLIRIVIALLVLAGLLVWIGKTARQRLPLATLLEGNVALAIILFSLGACMLTASLTGTMGLSAVFGAFCAGLALSHTNLRKAVLDAILPLQSLLLVVFFVSIGLLVDLDYVKSHWGVIAAVTLGVLFIKTLFGWALLSLGGEPVGRALVSSLVTPQIGEFSFVLTTSGVASGIFTGFEADFLLAVIVASLFISPIWSGVLHYLVVR; this comes from the coding sequence ATGCACGGGCATGAGAGCGAGTTACTGACAACACCATTTTTGATGCTAAGCGCGGTTAGCTTTGGTCTGATACTACGCTGGCTGAAGCAGCCGCCTCTGGTGGGATATATTCTAGCCGGATTGGCCCTGGGGCCAGCTGGCCTCGGGCTTGTCGATTACTCGGATGAAATTTCATCGCTTGCCGAATTTGGTGTAATCCTGCTGCTGTTCATCATCGGTATCGAATTATCAGTCGAAGCGTTTTTGCGCGTGTTGCAACCGGCGGTCGTTGCCACGCTGGGCCAGATTGCCTGCTGTATTCTTTTGGCGATATCGGTGAAAAGCTATTTCGGCTGGACGCTGCCGCAAATTCTGTTGATCGGTTTTGTGTTAACCCTATCCTCGACTGCGGTGGCATTAATGGTGTTGCAGGGGCTTGGCCAGCTTCGCACTCATGCAGGCCAGCTGACGGTTGGTGTGCTGGTGGCACAGGATATTGCGGTGGCGCCGATGTTGGTTTTTGCGCAATCGGGGGCTGATGTGTTTCAGCAATGGCAGTTATTGCTGATCAGGATTGTGATCGCCTTGCTGGTGCTAGCCGGATTACTGGTTTGGATTGGCAAAACGGCGCGCCAAAGGCTGCCGCTGGCGACACTGCTTGAGGGGAATGTCGCGCTGGCAATAATATTGTTCAGCCTGGGTGCTTGCATGCTGACGGCCAGCCTGACCGGTACCATGGGGCTATCGGCAGTTTTTGGTGCCTTTTGCGCCGGACTTGCCCTCAGCCATACCAATTTACGCAAAGCCGTACTTGACGCTATTTTGCCGTTACAATCATTATTGCTGGTGGTGTTTTTTGTTTCAATCGGCCTGCTAGTTGATCTGGATTATGTGAAAAGCCATTGGGGGGTTATTGCTGCAGTTACGCTCGGCGTGCTGTTTATCAAGACGCTTTTTGGGTGGGCGCTTTTATCACTGGGCGGCGAACCAGTTGGTCGCGCGCTGGTATCATCACTTGTAACGCCGCAGATTGGCGAGTTCAGTTTTGTGCTGACAACGAGCGGCGTTGCGTCAGGCATCTTTACCGGATTTGAAGCAGATTTCCTGTTGGCAGTGATCGTTGCAAGCCTGTTTATATCACCGATCTGGAGTGGCGTGCTGCATTATCTGGTGGTGCGGTAA
- a CDS encoding NAD(P)/FAD-dependent oxidoreductase, which translates to MSDNVIIIGASHAGIACAEQLRMNGFAGQITMIDRLEGPPLERPPLSKAFLQADGSDDAKFLLRRSDWFTAHQIDLVDSRIATAIDPLQKQISLDDGSQHHYDKLVLATGAVPRQLATASGLDGVFVLRHPDDAHRLRMAIGGRRRAVVIGGGYIGLEVAASLTKIGVKVDVIEMADRLLARVASPPISDFFAALHQSHDVQLHLGASSDEILQKDGSFTGVRLDSGGVLEADLLLVGIGVSPDLDLAADAGIACGNGILVNAMMQSSIDDIFAIGDVALIDGAALRIESVDNAQVTAARAAAAICDTAQPAIAAPWFWSEQFDVRLQSAGIVPLAVPGVQYRVRPGKREGGFSVWSYDGAGVLAAVEAVRDPAGYMLGKKCLDLGLSPDPNEIVNADFDLKTFIAEASQ; encoded by the coding sequence ATGTCAGATAACGTCATTATTATCGGAGCCAGTCATGCGGGGATTGCCTGCGCCGAACAATTACGCATGAACGGGTTCGCCGGCCAAATTACGATGATCGACCGGCTTGAGGGCCCGCCGCTTGAACGCCCACCATTGTCGAAGGCGTTTTTGCAGGCCGATGGCAGCGACGATGCAAAATTTCTATTGCGGCGATCTGACTGGTTTACCGCGCATCAGATTGACCTTGTTGATAGCCGGATCGCAACGGCAATCGACCCGCTGCAAAAGCAAATAAGCCTCGATGATGGCAGCCAGCACCATTATGACAAGCTGGTGCTTGCCACTGGTGCGGTGCCGCGCCAGCTAGCCACGGCAAGTGGGCTTGATGGAGTGTTTGTGCTGCGTCATCCAGATGACGCGCATCGTTTGCGCATGGCGATCGGTGGTCGGCGCCGTGCAGTGGTGATTGGCGGCGGTTACATTGGGCTGGAGGTTGCCGCCAGCCTGACCAAAATTGGTGTTAAGGTTGATGTGATCGAAATGGCCGACAGATTACTGGCACGGGTAGCAAGTCCGCCCATTTCAGATTTTTTTGCCGCGTTACATCAAAGCCACGATGTGCAGCTTCACCTTGGTGCCAGCAGCGATGAAATTTTGCAAAAGGATGGCAGCTTTACCGGCGTGCGGCTTGATAGCGGGGGTGTGCTTGAGGCTGACTTATTGCTTGTTGGTATTGGCGTATCGCCAGACCTTGATCTGGCGGCCGATGCAGGGATTGCTTGCGGTAATGGCATTCTTGTCAATGCCATGATGCAAAGCTCAATCGATGATATTTTTGCCATTGGTGATGTGGCGTTAATTGATGGGGCGGCGTTGCGAATCGAGTCTGTTGATAATGCACAAGTAACAGCAGCGCGTGCCGCCGCCGCGATTTGCGACACGGCGCAACCGGCAATTGCGGCACCATGGTTCTGGTCAGAACAATTTGATGTGCGATTGCAATCTGCCGGGATTGTGCCCTTGGCCGTGCCCGGGGTACAATATCGGGTGCGCCCGGGCAAGCGCGAGGGCGGATTCTCGGTCTGGAGTTATGATGGGGCGGGCGTTCTTGCTGCGGTTGAGGCGGTTCGTGATCCAGCAGGCTATATGCTTGGCAAGAAATGCCTTGATTTAGGCTTGTCACCCGATCCTAACGAAATCGTCAATGCCGATTTTGACCTGAAAACCTTTATTGCGGAGGCATCCCAATGA
- a CDS encoding peptidylprolyl isomerase produces the protein MSEASAAATGKSLLLETSQGQVEIKLLPDIAPNHVARISELAASGFYDGIVFHRVIPGFMAQTGDPTGTGMGGSGTKLKAEFSDYKYRNGTVGMARSVSPDSGDSQFFICFDGCGHLTGQYTVWGQVENGMDAVEKLAAGEPPATPDQIISAKLID, from the coding sequence ATGAGTGAAGCAAGTGCAGCCGCCACCGGCAAAAGCCTTCTGCTTGAAACCAGTCAGGGACAAGTAGAGATCAAATTACTGCCAGACATTGCCCCAAACCATGTTGCCCGCATTTCCGAGCTGGCAGCTTCGGGCTTTTATGATGGCATCGTCTTTCACCGTGTTATCCCCGGATTTATGGCACAAACTGGCGATCCGACAGGCACCGGCATGGGCGGATCAGGCACCAAGCTAAAGGCCGAATTTAGTGATTATAAATACCGTAATGGTACTGTTGGTATGGCCCGCTCGGTGAGCCCTGACAGTGGCGACAGCCAGTTCTTCATCTGCTTTGATGGTTGCGGCCATCTAACCGGACAATACACTGTCTGGGGACAGGTCGAAAACGGTATGGACGCGGTTGAAAAGCTGGCAGCCGGCGAGCCACCAGCGACGCCTGATCAGATTATCTCGGCAAAGCTAATCGACTAG
- the ltaE gene encoding low-specificity L-threonine aldolase yields MMNYQDAAQANQKVRIDLRSDTVTRPTAEMRAAMAIAEVGDDVYGDDPTVNALQAQVAALLGKEAGLFVASGTQSNLCALLAHCQRGDELLVGDCYHVHRYEAGGVSVLGGVMMEALATDHRGMMQPDAITEAVKPDDPHCPISRLLCLENTVSGHVHDVASITGLASAGRDSGLAVHLDGARLMNAAVKLGVPARQLVEPVDSVSLCLSKGLGTPAGSVLVGSTEFIARARRMRKLVGGGMRQVGILAAAGLYALEHHIDRLADDHAAALRLADQLGRIAKVSVNADLVETNMVFMQLPEGAADPLRAHLAGRGILLGGGDRIIRLVTHLDIDVSSIDQFTAELADFFE; encoded by the coding sequence ATGATGAATTATCAGGATGCGGCACAGGCCAATCAAAAGGTGCGGATTGACCTTCGCAGCGACACAGTAACCAGACCAACTGCAGAGATGCGTGCAGCCATGGCAATTGCCGAAGTTGGGGATGATGTTTATGGCGATGATCCAACGGTTAACGCACTGCAGGCGCAGGTGGCCGCGCTTCTTGGCAAGGAAGCGGGTCTGTTTGTTGCCAGTGGAACGCAGTCCAACCTATGCGCATTGCTGGCGCATTGTCAGCGCGGTGATGAATTGCTGGTTGGTGATTGCTATCATGTCCACCGCTATGAGGCTGGCGGCGTGTCCGTGCTTGGTGGGGTAATGATGGAGGCGCTTGCCACTGATCATCGCGGCATGATGCAGCCTGATGCTATTACTGAGGCGGTAAAGCCGGATGACCCGCATTGCCCGATCAGCCGTCTTTTATGTCTGGAAAATACTGTCTCGGGTCATGTGCATGATGTGGCAAGCATCACCGGCCTTGCCAGTGCTGGCAGGGATAGTGGGCTTGCGGTACATCTTGATGGGGCAAGGCTGATGAATGCAGCGGTCAAGCTGGGTGTGCCTGCACGCCAGCTAGTCGAACCGGTCGATAGCGTGTCTTTATGCCTGTCAAAAGGATTGGGAACGCCAGCAGGGTCAGTGCTGGTCGGATCAACTGAATTTATTGCGCGCGCCCGCCGGATGCGAAAGCTGGTTGGCGGCGGTATGCGGCAGGTCGGAATTCTGGCCGCAGCAGGGCTTTATGCGCTGGAGCATCACATTGACCGGCTAGCCGATGACCATGCGGCGGCACTTCGGCTTGCGGATCAGCTTGGCCGCATTGCCAAGGTTAGCGTTAATGCCGATCTGGTTGAAACGAACATGGTATTTATGCAGTTGCCAGAGGGAGCGGCAGACCCGCTTCGGGCGCATCTTGCCGGCCGCGGCATACTGCTTGGCGGCGGCGACCGGATAATTCGGCTTGTCACGCATCTTGATATTGATGTCTCGTCGATCGACCAATTTACCGCTGAGCTGGCTGATTTTTTTGAATAG
- the rarD gene encoding EamA family transporter RarD encodes METPKQNSLAGICFSLSAGFLWAIVPLYIKYIDADDPYEIIAHRSLWSAVLLFMICWVVGQLGDIWRLIRVRRNLFNFFVTTCLLSLNWGFYVYAVQSEQVVAAALGYFVYPLCTVFLGIIVLGERLDKWAWLAIGLVCLGVIAKAIMIMGVPWISLALAGSFSLYAVLRKRMDVDPLQGLFIETLFLLPFAAGFLFWMQANGQVPFFGGGAANVALALLAGGITVLPLVLFLKGNRALSMTMASLLFYSNPTMQLLFGVVVFSEAFLPQDLIVFGLIWLGITVYFTTRARVARLAIPAP; translated from the coding sequence ATGGAAACTCCAAAACAAAATAGTCTAGCCGGCATATGCTTTTCGTTAAGTGCCGGTTTTTTATGGGCAATTGTCCCGCTTTATATCAAGTATATTGATGCTGACGACCCCTATGAGATCATTGCACATCGGTCATTATGGTCGGCGGTGCTGTTATTCATGATTTGCTGGGTTGTGGGCCAGCTTGGCGATATTTGGCGGTTGATAAGGGTGCGGCGTAATTTATTTAATTTTTTTGTCACAACTTGCCTTTTGTCACTGAATTGGGGGTTTTATGTCTATGCGGTTCAGAGTGAACAAGTGGTCGCCGCGGCACTTGGCTATTTCGTCTATCCGCTCTGTACGGTTTTTCTGGGTATTATTGTGCTTGGGGAACGACTTGATAAATGGGCGTGGCTGGCGATCGGGCTGGTATGTCTTGGGGTAATTGCCAAGGCGATCATGATCATGGGCGTGCCGTGGATTTCGCTGGCGCTGGCGGGTAGTTTCTCGCTTTATGCGGTGCTGCGCAAACGCATGGATGTTGATCCGTTGCAGGGTCTGTTCATCGAGACGCTGTTTTTGCTGCCATTTGCAGCGGGGTTCCTGTTCTGGATGCAGGCCAACGGGCAAGTGCCGTTTTTTGGCGGTGGGGCTGCGAATGTTGCGCTGGCATTGCTGGCTGGCGGGATTACAGTGTTGCCGCTAGTGCTGTTTTTAAAAGGCAATCGGGCGCTTAGCATGACCATGGCCAGTTTGTTATTTTACAGCAATCCGACAATGCAGCTTTTGTTTGGGGTTGTGGTGTTTTCTGAGGCGTTTTTACCGCAGGATTTAATTGTCTTTGGATTGATCTGGCTTGGTATAACAGTCTATTTCACGACTCGGGCCAGGGTGGCTCGCCTCGCAATCCCTGCTCCATAG
- a CDS encoding glycine cleavage T C-terminal barrel domain-containing protein has protein sequence MAVHLSIGARVRKSPFFKASRDAGLVAASVYNHMYMPTSYGDPAAEYDRLINGVAMWDVAVERQVALKGPDALALARLLTPRNLDGLVIGQGKYVPLCNHNGVIINDPVLLQVAEDEIWLSIADSDIQLWASAVAGTLKLDVDVFEPDVSPLAIQGPKAIDVVSDLFGDWVRELKYFGFRVTELDGIPLVVARSGWSKQGGYELYLRDGNRGDELWARVAKAGKPYNIGPGTPNYIERIESGLISYGADTDAKTNPFELGMDKFIALDQPHDFIGKDALIALKRAGVTRRFMGLIIDSPRIMQTSEDRQTITFNGADAGYVSACVYSPRVGENIGVGMVATAAIDALEPVEIMMEEGPRSGRIVSLPFI, from the coding sequence ATGGCGGTTCATCTATCCATTGGTGCGCGGGTTCGCAAAAGCCCGTTCTTTAAAGCAAGCCGTGACGCAGGTCTGGTGGCTGCAAGTGTTTACAACCATATGTATATGCCAACCAGCTATGGTGATCCGGCGGCCGAATATGACCGGCTGATTAATGGCGTTGCCATGTGGGATGTTGCAGTTGAACGGCAGGTGGCGTTAAAGGGGCCGGATGCGCTGGCGTTGGCGCGGTTATTGACGCCGCGCAACCTTGACGGTCTGGTCATTGGGCAGGGCAAATATGTACCGCTGTGCAATCACAATGGCGTGATTATCAATGATCCGGTTCTGCTGCAGGTGGCCGAGGATGAAATCTGGCTGTCAATCGCCGATAGTGACATTCAATTATGGGCCAGTGCGGTGGCAGGTACGTTAAAGCTGGATGTCGATGTGTTCGAACCCGATGTCTCACCACTTGCGATTCAGGGGCCAAAGGCGATTGATGTTGTCTCAGATCTGTTCGGTGACTGGGTTCGTGAGCTGAAATATTTCGGTTTTCGTGTTACTGAACTCGATGGGATTCCGCTAGTGGTTGCGCGGTCGGGCTGGTCAAAGCAGGGCGGCTATGAGCTGTATCTGCGTGACGGCAATCGCGGTGATGAGTTGTGGGCGCGTGTTGCCAAGGCTGGCAAGCCCTATAATATCGGGCCGGGCACGCCCAATTACATTGAGCGGATTGAAAGCGGCCTGATTTCCTATGGCGCCGATACTGACGCAAAGACCAACCCGTTTGAGCTGGGCATGGATAAATTCATCGCGCTTGATCAGCCACATGATTTCATTGGCAAAGACGCGCTGATCGCGCTAAAGAGGGCGGGTGTCACGCGCCGCTTTATGGGGTTGATTATTGATAGCCCGCGGATCATGCAGACGAGTGAAGATCGTCAGACCATCACCTTTAATGGCGCCGATGCGGGCTATGTCAGTGCGTGTGTATACTCACCGAGGGTTGGTGAGAATATTGGCGTTGGCATGGTTGCAACAGCGGCGATTGATGCGCTGGAGCCGGTAGAAATCATGATGGAAGAGGGGCCGCGATCAGGCCGCATTGTTTCGTTACCATTTATCTAG
- a CDS encoding UPF0280 family protein — MPSGAMVNWLDHRLHLQHGPIDLIVTAEGDPAAAALAYARAADRFCGLLDELVGELSMLRLPAEKDRLATFDGPVAQRMAAAIQPHLPRYSNADFITPMAAVAGSVADEILQAMGSNLDRASVNNGGDIALYLGKTAHFDIGIGDERDAHLSDFAVAATAGGRGKLPLHGRIRLHQHDRIGGVATSGWRGRSQSLGIADSVTVLAQTAAAADVAATLIANAITISSPAILRVPATDLYPDSDLKERLVTVEVGVLTADEINSALGHGSALARQMCDDGLIAGMHAWLQGHSIVVNV; from the coding sequence ATGCCAAGCGGGGCAATGGTAAACTGGCTTGATCACCGGCTGCATCTTCAGCATGGGCCCATCGACCTTATCGTGACGGCAGAGGGTGATCCGGCAGCGGCAGCACTGGCTTACGCGCGAGCGGCTGACAGGTTTTGCGGCTTGCTGGATGAACTTGTTGGCGAATTGTCAATGCTGCGATTGCCTGCAGAAAAAGACAGGCTTGCCACTTTTGACGGGCCGGTTGCACAGCGTATGGCGGCGGCTATCCAGCCTCATCTACCCCGTTATAGTAACGCAGATTTTATCACCCCAATGGCGGCAGTTGCCGGAAGTGTTGCTGATGAGATTTTGCAAGCGATGGGGAGTAACCTTGATCGCGCATCGGTAAATAATGGCGGTGATATCGCGCTTTATCTTGGCAAGACGGCGCATTTTGACATTGGGATCGGTGATGAGCGCGATGCGCATCTAAGCGATTTTGCGGTGGCTGCAACGGCGGGTGGCCGCGGCAAATTACCTCTTCATGGTCGCATCAGGCTGCATCAGCATGACCGCATAGGCGGGGTTGCAACAAGTGGTTGGCGCGGGCGCAGCCAGTCATTGGGAATCGCGGATTCGGTGACAGTTCTGGCCCAAACGGCGGCGGCGGCTGATGTGGCGGCAACGCTGATTGCGAATGCGATAACAATATCGTCGCCAGCGATATTGCGGGTGCCGGCAACTGATCTATATCCAGATAGTGATTTAAAAGAACGACTGGTTACGGTTGAAGTTGGCGTGTTGACGGCAGATGAAATTAACAGCGCGCTAGGCCATGGTTCTGCGCTTGCCCGTCAGATGTGTGATGATGGGCTGATCGCTGGTATGCACGCATGGTTGCAGGGGCATTCGATTGTGGTGAATGTCTGA
- a CDS encoding cold-shock protein, with the protein MAQGTVKWFNTQKGYGFINPDDDGNDVFVHITAVQNSGLNGLNEGQKVSYDLEEQRNGKMAAVGLSIVE; encoded by the coding sequence ATGGCACAGGGTACTGTGAAATGGTTTAACACCCAAAAAGGGTATGGCTTTATCAATCCAGACGATGATGGCAATGATGTATTTGTACATATCACCGCTGTACAGAATTCAGGCCTGAACGGTTTGAATGAAGGTCAGAAGGTATCTTACGATCTTGAAGAACAGCGCAACGGCAAAATGGCCGCTGTCGGACTGTCTATCGTAGAGTAA
- a CDS encoding HAD family hydrolase, giving the protein MIDLIVFDKDGVILDLEATWLPVALAVAHYTASRIPDDWDGSVGAPELLASIGINEEAGIIDPRGIFAAGSFADIRDRWQKMLPPHMIRLDSDKGYAHDVGELVNLHGRNKTVPKGDVVTPLRQLYDAGYALAILTNDTENSARKNMQDIGVLDYFCAIIGADSGYGPKPGPHGFFRCCEIAGVTPAASIMVGDTMADYGTATAAKAADFICVADHVDDRPHHDIDHAKVIGRIDQLPALMAARLAG; this is encoded by the coding sequence ATGATAGATTTAATTGTGTTTGATAAGGATGGAGTGATCCTTGACCTTGAGGCAACTTGGTTGCCGGTGGCGCTGGCGGTGGCGCATTATACTGCAAGTCGTATCCCCGATGATTGGGATGGATCGGTGGGTGCGCCAGAATTGCTCGCCTCTATTGGTATTAACGAGGAGGCTGGTATCATTGACCCGCGGGGGATTTTTGCGGCTGGTTCTTTTGCCGATATCCGAGATCGGTGGCAGAAAATGCTGCCACCTCATATGATCAGGCTGGATAGTGACAAGGGCTATGCGCATGATGTTGGGGAATTGGTTAACCTGCACGGCCGCAATAAAACTGTGCCGAAAGGTGACGTGGTGACACCGCTTCGCCAGCTCTATGATGCTGGCTATGCGCTGGCGATCCTGACCAACGATACCGAAAACAGTGCGCGAAAGAATATGCAAGATATCGGCGTCCTTGATTATTTTTGTGCGATCATTGGTGCGGATAGTGGCTATGGGCCAAAACCAGGGCCGCACGGGTTTTTTCGCTGTTGTGAGATTGCCGGTGTGACGCCGGCCGCCAGCATTATGGTTGGGGATACAATGGCCGATTATGGTACCGCCACTGCGGCAAAGGCAGCTGATTTTATCTGTGTCGCCGATCATGTTGACGATCGGCCGCATCATGATATTGATCATGCTAAGGTCATTGGCAGGATCGATCAGTTGCCAGCCTTGATGGCGGCGCGGCTGGCCGGTTAG